Below is a window of Phaenicophaeus curvirostris isolate KB17595 chromosome 15, BPBGC_Pcur_1.0, whole genome shotgun sequence DNA.
cgcgccgctgCTCTCGGCGGGCGGGTGCAGCACcacgggcgcgttgtcgttctcgTCGCGCACCACCACGCGCAGCACCGCCTGGGCGCTCAGCGGCGGCGAGCCGCCGTCGGCAGCGCGCACCGCCACCTCCAAGGCGCGCACCTGCTCGTAGTCCAGCGGCCGCAGCAGGAAAACGGCGCCGCTCTCGGCGTTCACCGACACCGCGGGCTGCTCCGCGCCCTCCTGCCGCACCAGCGCGTATCTCACGCGCCCGTTCGCTCCCGCGTCGGCGTCCGTGGCGCTCACGCTGCCGATGCGGACCATGGGGCCCTCGTTCTCCGACACCGACGCCGTGTAAACCGCCTGCGTGAACtcgggcgcgttgtcgttcacgtccgACACCTGCACCCGCAGGCTCGCCCGGGAGCTCAGCCGCCTCCTGCCCCGGTCCGCGGCTCTCACCGTCACGTTATACTCTGCCGCCCGCTCCCTGTCCAGCGCCGCCGTCGTCCTCAGCTCGTAATACTCATCCCCGCCGCCCGTCAGCATGAAGGGCGAGTCCCCGTCGATGAAGCACTCCGTCCTGCCGTTGTCGCCGGAGTCGCGGTCCCGCACGCTCAACAGGGCCACCACGGTGCGGGGCGGCGCGTCCTCGGGAATGGAGACCGACTGGGAGGTGAGCGTTATCTCCGGGgcgttgtcgttcacgtccaGCACCTCCACCTGCACTTTGCAGTGCGCAGACAGACCCCCGCCGTCGGTGGCTCTCACCGCCAACTCGTGATGCTTCCCTTCCTCGAAGTCGACGTTTCCCGCCACCCGGATCTCGCCGGTGTCAGGgttcagctggaagagctgcCGGGACCTCTCCGATATCTGGGTGAATCTGTATCGCACTTTCCCGTAGGACCCTTCGTCGGAATCCGCGGCCGCGACTCTGACCACCAGCTGCCCCGGGGGGCTGTTCTCGGCCAGTTGCACCTCGTAGACCTCCCGACTGAAAACCGGGATGTTGTCATTGGCGTCTAGGACCACGATCCGCACCTGGACTGTGCCCGACCTTGGTGGTGAGCCCCCATCGCTAGCAGAGAGGAGTAAATTCAGTTGCGGCTTGTCTTCACGATCCAGTTGCTGTTCTAGGACAAGCTCCGCGTAATTTGCTCCACCTATCCTTTTTCCGATATCGAGGGAAAAATGCGAATTAGACTCGAGGCTGTAGTTCTGCAAACCGTTCTGGCCCACGTCCTTGTCCCTGGCGCTTTGCAAAGGGAAACGGGACCCAGGAGGTGTTGTTTCCACAATCTCTATAACCACCTCCTTCTCCGGGAAGACGGGGGAGTTGTCGTTCACGTCAAGAACCTCCAACTCCCCTCGGATGAGCTCCAAGGGATTTTCAAAGAATATCTTAAAGAAGACGGTGCAGGTATCGCTCTGCGGACACATCTCCTCTCGGTCCAGAGACTCCTTTGCCGTCAGCGCTCCCGTGTTTCGATTGAGGTGGAAAAGCCGCTCGTTCCCCTCGGACACAACGCGCGCCTTGCGAGCCGCCAGCTGGCTCGGAGAAAGCCCCAGGTCCTCTGCAATATTGCCCACAAACgactccctctccatctcctccgcCAGGGAATAGCGGAGGGGTTCGGCCCCGCTCTGACACACGCAAACGCACACAAGCAACAAGATCACTCGCCTCTGCCGCTCTCCGCTCCGTCTCCCACTCGCTCGCACTCGCCACAAAAGCCATTCCCCGTCCTCCGTCGTTCCCAGCATCGTCCAGCGGCGTCCGAGGCGGATTTGGTCAGCAATCCCGGGCTGAGGGGCCTGAAAGCCCCCGAGCTCCCCGACTCCGTGTGCCGCCGCCCTTCCCGAGCGGCTCCCGCGGCTCTTTCTCTCCGCCGGTGCCTGCAAAGCCGGGGCGGGCACAGGAACCCGCCAGTTCGCGGCCAACACCCCCACCCAGCGTCGCACGGGGgaatatttcctctgctgctcagccGCGGCAGAGCCGCCAGCCCggcctttgctgctggaggctgcgcTCCCCGTGCCCACCGGAGCCAAAAGGCGCAGTGGGAACGCTCTCTCTTTGCTAGGAAGCAGCTCCCTCCCCGCAGACAGAGCGCCGCTCTGGGCAGCACTGCCCGGCTCCTAAACGCCAGCTCCTCATCCGCAGCTCGGGGTTTTCCTCTGAGTGGGCAGTGCAAGATCTGCCAGTTCCACGGGACACTTTGAGGGCttgttcctccttttctccgCTTGTTCATCAGCCCAGGACCCTTAGCGAGTCGGGCGGGTCCGAGAAGACCCTCTATGGGATATGAGACCTGATGCTAGAGGGGAAAGGTTCCCTAAAAAATGCTTCCCCATCACCTTCGCTCAACACCACTCGAGAATGACACTGCTGCTCTAGGAGATCAAACCcgaagtcctgcacttggggaaggATTCACGGACACAGCGATTAACATAAAATGCAAGGAATCAAAGAGGAGAGGTCACAAATTAAACCCCCAGTTACACAAACAATAACGGTCAGAAGGCGAGGTAGAAGACATTGTCCTTGATCTGTGATGATTATAGTGGATAATAGTGGTTCAGGAGTGGATCTGGGAGGCACCACCATGGGGAAACCGAGGGGAGGTGGGAGAGCAAGGGGTCCATTATGGTTTTGCTACTCAGAGGTGATCCTCAAAGAAGTATTAAGAAGATGTGTGAATAGAAATCATTGTATGTTGTATTTGGATGGCTTTTAAATGTAGTAACTATATGTTTTGTATGTTGGAAATGGCCAGATGTGTGATTTTGGAGTTCTTTGGGTCCGTACATTTTGGTGAGGGTTGCCCCTCACCACTGGTCCAGCTGCTCTCAAACAGACCACCCTCTCACACAAGTCCTACCCACCACATTGCTTCCTGGACGGCACCTCTGATGAGCACGTCAGGAAAGTCCGGCAGTGTGTTGAGGTCCTCCAATACAGGAGACAACATTTCCCCTCTCACATGGTAAAAACCATAATAAATCGTCTGGTTAGGAACTGCATCAGACACCTGGATGATCGAGATCAAATGATCCCAGAACAGCTGAGTTAGACCAAGAGGTGCTGGTTCCTCGGGGTCTCAGTGAGACTGAGAGAGACACAGACACTGTTTCAGATGTCAATCACACCTTCTTCATTGTCGCTCATGCTATCAGAGATCTCCAGAGATAATGCTCTGTCCCTGTAGATGAGGAGAACCCTGGGCAGACACTTCAGGCAGGGCTCCAGCCATGCACAGCAGCCATGCAGACCCCcgtcaaagaaaagaaagattgaCCCCGTTTCAGTCATTCAAGCCATTTTAAGACTTCCATGCAAGAAAGTGATTCTACTCCTCACTTTGGCTGTCACATTAAAAGAAGTTTGTAGGTAGAGCTCTTGTTCACATGTGGCTTTCTCTCTAGCAGCAAGTGGGTGCTGCCTGCAGGTTCCATGGTTCCAGTGAGCTGCTGGCTGAGTTTCTCCTGCTGACCAGGGATTTTGGAGcacaacacagcacagcaaaggcCTGTGCCTTTCCACATTAATTGGATAGTAGATCACTCAGTTCTCCATGTACAGTGGTCTTCTGCTCAGAATCACTTCATCAGACCAGGCTCAGGACTTATCTTCTTACGGGGGCCTTGCAGAAGGCACAGCTCCAGTCCTCTGCATTTCCTGACAGCAAAGCCTCCTCCTGGCTACAGTTTTCACCCACCAAATGCCCACCACCTGATGACGCAAAAGGAAGatgtctgttgtctttgtgaTATCCACACCTCAAAACATTTAGCATCAAAACATTTGgtgttgaaaaaaacaaacagttaaCATCCACAACCAGAGGGGTCAGAAAAGTTGGAAATTTCACTCCTCAACCTTACTGATTTCCAGGGCCTTTGCACACCCAACACCACTGTTCGAGGAGGGACCAGGTCCCCCTGACCTGGATCTAACTTAGCCCTGTTACAGCCAGAAGCTCAGTGCTCGGATGAGCCACAGAGGCCTGACAACAAATCCCTGTTCCCACAACTTTCCTGAATGCTCTACCAAATGTGTCTCCAAACTGAAGAAATGCCCAGGCTCAACCTTAATTCAGCCAAGGGACAATAGAAGGAAAAaggtttttgaaaaatattgacAGAGCTTTCCCAGAATGAACATCCCCACAGACTACTGTCTCCACACAAGGCATTCAcgtgttctctttatttcacttttacacACAAAGCCGTCCCAGATTACAACAGTACAGTTCATAACTGCAGCACAACACTGTGAGAGGGTTTCCAAATACTCTCTGCCAGTCAAACATTTTCTTACTATACATGGGGTTACAGTCCTTCTTAAGAGGAATTGGCAAGACAATGCTCAAACACAGTTCACAAAGTAGAAAGAGAAAGGGCCAAAGggagaaagcaaatgctgtAACACAAACCCAGAAAATCATAGTGGGACAGCTTTCCACTACCATTAAGAAAGAAGCCTCTCTATTCAAAACAACAACGACAAGAGGAAACTCAATGGCCTGTTTCCAAGTTCATCTCCATGCTACTTTCATACAAAATCCTTTGAAGCAATTCCTGGTGCTTCCTCACTCTCCACACAAAGACAACTAACATGTTTTCACAACTCTACACTTACAGCCAACGAACAGGCAACGCCACTGTGGCAAAATCCAGTCAAGAGGGGCAGAAGTCCATCTGGGCCCTACAGGAATCTCATGGAGCTCAAGGTGGGAAATAAATTCTATCATCTCTGGAAGCAAGATCAGGCTTTGCAGGAAGATTGCAGACCTGTGGCTTGTGTATGCAGGGAGAACACATCATAGGCCAAAATTCAGTTAGAGGCAAAACAGGCCAGTGCTGTGTCGGACACCAAGATAAACTTTTTCAATATGTTTATAGTAGAACGCGGTCTAAGAAAAATTGGATTGATGCTTGTTGAAGATGTTCGCATAACCCTGGGCTGTCCAGTCCACTGAGGTGGAGGACCATGAGGGTGGGAACAGTGACTTTTCCTTCATGGATGCTGAAATTGTCAGAGATCAGCTGTATCAGCTGAATATTCTCAGGTGCATTTGCCCTGATGGGGGCCCTCACAGATATATTTCACAGATATATTTCCAAGGAAATCCCAATTTAATCCCTTTAAATGCTGAGAACGATGAGTAGAATTGCTCCAGGCAAGACTGCAGCCATACACAGCCTTCACACGGATCTTGGTCATAGAAAAGGAAGAGTGCCCCTGCTTCAGCCATTCAAGCGCTTCTAGGACCTTCCTGCAAATAAACAATTCTATTCCTCATTTCTGGTGCCATAGTAAAAGATGTTCACACACAGACTTCTTGCTATTAGGTGACATTCTCACCACCAGCAGCAAGCTGGTGTTGCCCCCAGGCACTGCGGTTACAGTGAGTTAAGTTAACCCTTCTGCAAAGGATTTTGCAACACtgaaagggctgtcaagcattggcacaggctgcccagggaagtggctgaggcAACGTCCCTGGACATGGCCCTGGGTGGACATAAGGACATATGTAGTGGTGGAATTGGTTGTGTTAGGTTAATGGCCGGAATCTTTGCTCTCtaggatcttttccaacctaaatgattctatgaatctacaCAGGTTAAATGGACAAGAAATCATTTACTATTCACTGTACAATGGTCTTCACTACAGCAGCCGGCCCTCAGGGCTAAACAGTTTTCTCAGACCATTGGCAGAAGGGATGGCTGTagtcctctcatttccctcttcctGGTAGCAGTTTTTCACCACAAAATGCCCATATCCTGACACTCTCCCAAATACTGCCCCAAGGGAACAACTATGCTCTTTTTGTGCCATCCATCTTCTGAAACCCCTACACCTTTAGTGCCACAGACAAACTGTGCTCCAACACCTCACCAGTGCCATCCCCAGACAGAGCAGACAGGACAGTTGGGAATTTCACTCACAAAGGTCACGGCTATGCAGAGTCCTTTGCACACCCAGGGCTTCTGTTAGGGGAGGGACAAGGTTCCCCTGACCTGGATATAATAGGGCCCTGTCACAGACAGAAACTCAGTGCCTTGAAGTCCCACAGAGGCTTTCCAACAAATCATTGCTCCACACAGGTTCCCTCAAGGCTCTATCGGGCATGtctccaaacagaagaaatggacCCAATCAACCTTACATCAGCCAAGGGACAACAGGAGAAAACACTGCTCAGCCTTTGAAAAACATTCACAGAGCTTTCCCAGAAGGAACATCTCTACAAAGACCCCAGTCCCCATACAGGCATTCAGGtgttctctctttttcacttttgcaCACAACAATATCCTGGTTTACAATGGTACAGTTGATAACTGCAGCACAACACAGTGGGAGGGCTTCCAAGCATTCCGTACCACTTAAACTATCCATTACAATAGAGGGGTAAGAGTCCTTCTTGGAGGAATCCATAAGACAATGGTCAAACACAGTTCAGAGAGTAGAAGGAGAAAGggtaaaaccaaaaatacaaatgctgtAACACAAATCCAGAAAAACAGACCAGGTCTGCTTCCAGCAGACAGCAGTGAAACTGGTGAAAGCTCTGAAAGGAATGTCCTGTAGAAGCATATAAGGACTTCAGCTTTGCCATTCCATCGATACCAAAACCACTATGATACATAGTTCCAAGGCAATCCCAAGGAGGCAGCCCACCCACACTTTGACTATGGGTCAAAGGAAGATCTTGTACACTTTACTACTGAAGATGAGACAGCAGTACTCAGACGCTCAACATGTCACTCTTGCCTGCTGAGCTGGAATTCTGTGCACCACAATGTGTGCATGGGAGCGCCCTCCtgcttcccttggcagcctttATGCAGCTATGCAGTCACACGATGTCtggacagaaagacagagacacCAGAAGGCAAAACACAGATTTCATGCATCTCAGAGGCAGAGGCATCCAGAACCCAGAGCAGAAACAGCTCCGTGCACGCATCACCTTGTGACACAATACTCACAAATTCCTTGCTTTTCTGACCCAGAATGAGGGCTACACGCATTTCAGTAAGGACCTTGCCAGTGCGttacagcacagaaagagaTTGATGACCTTGGCCTACAGTGGTAGCAATGGAATGAAGCCCACTCTGAAAGCATCTGAGAAACGCCTGTAAtagagctgaaatattttaccaCCATAATTAAGGAGACTTTAGCTCCTTTgagttttttctgtcttttggaGGAGGGACACCTTTTCTGCTGATATCAGTAACTACAGGGTGGGAAAAATGATGCCAACTGTAAAGGCAGATTAACTCTAGGAAAACCATTGCCACAGGTTATAGCCTGGAGCGCGTCCTATCACCAAGGCCTGAAGCCTCTGCCTGTCCTGACTCCATGCTAGTTAAGGGAAAGACTATTGAACTGTCCTGCAGAGAGCATCCCTGCGTTCTCTGGTGCCACATCCGCAGTGGTGAGAGGACCATGTGGAAAATCCTGTTCACCATCAGTGTCTCTGCCCAGGGCACAGTGCTGTGGTGGCAGGCTGGGCAGGATGGGCTTCAGGAACTTGAACTCGCTGTTGTCCGAGCCGGTTGTGAGGTTGATCTCGTAGCgatagggatggggcagggtccCTGCAGAGGCTGCATCAGCCAGGCTGCTCGGAAAGTTGCTGGCAGCATAAAGCACATGTCCAtccttcagctcctttctcttgcaCACTTTGCAAGCAATGAAGGTTGCCATGGATGCGAGGAAGAGCAGTGAGACGAAGACCAAGGAAATGATTAAACAGATTGTCAGAGAGTCTTCTTCATCCTCCATGTCCAGGCTGCTGTGTGGTAGTCGCACATCTGAGAAGTCATTGAGCAGAAGTGCattcagtgctgctgtggccGACAGCGGTTGTCGCCCATTGTCCCGCACCAGGATGATGAGCTTCTGCTTCACGGTGTCTCTCTCCATCACTTGTCTCCTCAGACACACCTCCCCATTTTGGGCACCCACCACAAACAGACTGGGGTCGGTGGCCTTCAGCAGGTGGTACGAGAGCCACGAGTTCTGCCCAGAGTCAGCATCAACAGCCACCACTTTGGTGACCAGGTACCCCGCCTCAGCTGACATGGGAACCAGCTCGCtggatgctgggctgctgtcCTGGGCTGGATGCAGCACCAGTGGCGCATTGTCATTCTCATCCACCACAACAAGGTGGACAGTGACGTTGGCCCTGAGGGGAGGAGATCCTGCATCACAGGCAATCACCAAGACCTCGATCTGTTTCAGCTGCTCATAGTCCAGAGGTCGCAGCACAAATACATGCCCATTCTCAGAgttcacagaaatgcaggaacAGGGAGACTGCTCTGTGGTGAGAGGTGGTGCCAGGGAATAAGTCACCTTGGCATATGTCACCATCTGAGGCATACACGGTTCCAACCAGCATCATCGGAATATTGTTCTCATGGACATACATAGTGTATGATGTCTGGTTGAAGACAGGTGCATTGTCGTTAACATCAGAGATGTCCACCGTGAAGGTCTGGGTGGTGGTGAGAGGAGGTGACCCCGCATCTGCTGCTGTGACAGTCAGGATGTAACGTGCCATCTCCTCCCGGTCCAGTGTGGTCACAGTCACCAGCTCATAGTAATTCTTATAGGCTGGCCGCAGGGAGAATGACAACTGGTCCTCAAGGGCACAGGTGACCTTCCCGTTGGCTCCAGCATCACGGTCCCTGACAGTGAAGAAGGCAACCACTGTCCCAGGTGACACGTTCTCAGGGAGGGGCTGCTGAAGGAGCTCACCACCAGCTCTGGAGCATTGTCATTCACATCCAGAACCTCCACCAACACCTTGCATATTGCTGAGAGGCCCCCACCATCTGTCGCTTGCACTCTCAGCTCATGTTTCTCAGCTTCTTCGAAGTCCAGAGGCTTTGTCAGTTTAATTTCACCACTCATGGGGTCTATTGCAAATGCTGATTCACGCTGTCCCACCTCTTGGCTGAACTGGTAGAAGATGTCCCCATTAGTACCCACATCGAGATCAGTTGCCATTACCCTCAGAACCACGGTGCCCTCGGGGGCATCTTCCAAAATCTGACCGACATAGAGCTTCTGTGTGAAGACGGgagcattgtcatttacatcTAGAATGACAATGTGGATTTGGGTTGTCCCACTCCTTGGTGGAGAGCCCCCGTCCACAGCAATGAGACTGAAACtcatctctgcctgctcctctctgtCTAGAGGCTTTTCCAAAACAAGTTCAACATATTGATCGTCGTCATTCCGACTCCCAAAGGAGACACTAAAGTACTCGTTCTCGGGAGAGATGCTGTAACCTTGGACGCTGTTGCTACCAATATCCAGGTCCACAGCCCCCACCACTGGGAAACGCGAGCCGGGGTCGCTCCTTTCTAAGATCCTAAGCGTGATCTGCTCGTCCGGGAAGCGGGGCGAGTGGTCGTTGACGTCCCGCACGGCCACCTCGATGCGGAAGAACTGCAGCGGGtcggccagcagcagctccaagggcaGCGTGCAGGCGGGCGCCTGGGCGCACAGCTCCTCCCGGTCGAGCCTCTCGGCCACGACGAGGCGGCCGGTGGCGCGGTCCAAGCGCAAGCGCTGCCGGCCGTCCTCCGAGGCCAGGCGGGCGCGGCGAGCCGAGAGCTGCGCCGGGGCCAGCCCCGCGTCCTCGGCCACGTCGGCTACGAGCGAGCCGCTCGGCGCCTCCTCGGCTACGGAGTagcgcaggggctgggagcgagCGTGCGGCagcgagaggagagcagagagacaaagcactTGCCTTGCGATCGCcatggcggggcggcgggcgggctccGGCGGGCGGCTCGGGCGCGCGGTCCTCGGCGGCGAGCGGCGCCCGGCagcggcgagggcggcggcgagggcggcggcgagggcgggCGGGCTCCCTGGGGCCGAGTGCGGCTGGCGGCCCGGCAGCGGCTGGCCCGGGGCCCCGCtcgccgccgctcgccgccgcccgGCTGCGCTGCGCTGggcagggccgggccgggctcggGCGCCTCCCCGCCCGCAGCCGCTCGGCGCCGCCTTGGCCGGGAGCTCCCCCCTGCGGGCCGCGGCGGGACTGCGCCTCCCGCCACCGCCACCGCCACCGCGCTTCCCTCTCGCCGAGAGACACGCTCCGCGCTCCGCTCGCCACACCCGGCGGCCTTGCAAGGGCTCCAGAGGGCTTTGTGCTCAGCGACcgggctgagctcctgccccGAGGGGAGGAGGCGGTGCCGCAGGGCTGGGAGATAAAAGGCAGGGAAGCACACCGGGAGGTCACTAATTAGAGCCCCGGATACACAAACGCTAACGGTCCGGAGCTAACggagacagcagcaaagcccagggaTCGAAGCACACGCAGCGTTGGGACCTTGAAGGCaccatttaagaaaaataaacacagaaaaggtgATGTAGGAAAAAGCTATCTTAAAGATGAGCATCCAGGTTTCAGTATTTCCCTTAATATTTAGAAGTAATTGAGGGGATTGATACCACGGACTTCGAACTGATGGATCGAAGACATTTTATTgacttagctgtttctttatatactctttttggttacataaccgggtgcccacgagggtatctacagtgtattattagCCAAAGGTAACTGGCCACAAACctatattattggctaaactaccgCGCATGCTAAAAAAACAAGTTACACAAAAATTGACTAAGTTGATAGTTCTCATACGTCGTTTTTCTGTCAGTTGTTACTCGATCCAGCCGAACTAGCTCTTgtgttcctttcagctggctttTCTTTATCAGAAGTCTGTCTCTATTTCAGGGACTTCTCAGGGTTGCTCGGTATCAACTAGGCGCATAGCAGCaaggccttcttctctgtaaaatgtctccacaagTAATAACGCTCTCACAGTCGTGCACGGAATTTCTGAGTTATCAACATGCAACACAGCCCTCGCCCTCCGTCCATGCCACAATTACAGAACGCTTATATGAAGAAGACCAGGCGGTGGGGCCGTTACTCCCCTCTGTTCCTTAGCCTCTACAGTTTTGAGAACCAGGTCGAGGTCCAGCTGCCCTCCTCCTTTACATTGATAGGCTTGATCTAAGGGCAACgctcagagctggatgcagaggAGCGCGAGAAGTGAGGACTTGGAGGGCAGCTGAGACGAGCCTGATCCTCCTAGGAGGcccgcagcagcagctctcagacACTCTCTAAACTAGAAGCTGGCATATACATTGCCTTGGATGGACAGAAAGTGTCCCATGGCAAagggcaatttttttctgaaatgcaccGGGATTGTTCCTCCCGATTCCAAAGACAGAGACTGCTCGAAGGCGCTTTAAGCAGCATCTCTCGGACCTCTGCTTCCCACAGAAAATCgccctccacccttctctgccttcagaGGATGTCCAAGTCGCTCTGATTTCCCCTGCATAAAGTCTACTCCACAATGCACGCATTGAGTCTCGAAATTCTGCTCTTCGGCACCCTTCCCTCTCGCGAAGCGTCGCGCTGCTCCTCTCTTTGCACCGAGAGCTGACCTCAGATCACGCTTTTTCCCTTGCATAAAACCCCCTCCAAATGCATCGACAGATTCCTGAAATCCTGCTTGGAGACTGACTAGTGATCGCACAGACACCACACACACACGAGGGAGTTGCAAGGTGGGTTTTATTGGGTTAATTGACTTCAGGCATTTGATTGCTTAAATGTGCGAGCGACGGGAAATATCACATGCACTTTATAGCTCATTACCGATTaatgaaaggagaagaaaacagaaagctgctCTACGCTCTGCCTTCTACAGTTCGTCAAGCATTGTGTAAAAGCCTGTTTCACTGTAAAATCAC
It encodes the following:
- the LOC138727280 gene encoding protocadherin beta-15-like, with amino-acid sequence MLSPVLEDLNTLPDFPDVLIRGAVQEAMWWAPAERKSRGSRSGRAAAHGVGELGGFQAPQPGIADQIRLGRRWTMLGTTEDGEWLLWRVRASGRRSGERQRRVILLLVCVCVCQSGAEPLRYSLAEEMERESFVGNIAEDLGLSPSQLAARKARVVSEGNERLFHLNRNTGALTAKESLDREEMCPQSDTCTVFFKIFFENPLELIRGELEVLDVNDNSPVFPEKEVVIEIVETTPPGSRFPLQSARDKDVGQNGLQNYSLESNSHFSLDIGKRIGGANYAELVLEQQLDREDKPQLNLLLSASDGGSPPRSGTVQVRIVVLDANDNIPVFSREVYEVQLAENSPPGQLVVRVAAADSDEGSYGKVRYRFTQISERSRQLFQLNPDTGEIRVAGNVDFEEGKHHELAVRATDGGGLSAHCKVQVEVLDVNDNAPEITLTSQSVSIPEDAPPRTVVALLSVRDRDSGDNGRTECFIDGDSPFMLTGGGDEYYELRTTAALDRERAAEYNVTVRAADRGRRRLSSRASLRVQVSDVNDNAPEFTQAVYTASVSENEGPMVRIGSVSATDADAGANGRVRYALVRQEGAEQPAVSVNAESGAVFLLRPLDYEQVRALEVAVRAADGGSPPLSAQAVLRVVVRDENDNAPVVLHPPAESSGAAAGELVPRSAEAGYLVAKVVAVDADAGQNAWLSYELWKATEPGLFRVGPHSGEVRTARAVAERDAPRHRLVVLVRDRGRPPRSATATLGIALVGGFSDAHLRGAEEAPAAEPEGPLTLSLTVCLACVSALFLATAGAAVAAKVRRARRSAAESLPAFPQSAPPSSAGSLPRSSVYDVCFAAGSLDGDLRFLGPLLPCFPAGLPPGPAEQRSSLCSTEAANLGDDGDRAAEVRDLPGPGRGGERGGSSAGGSGCRSRGESRCCGSVGGGAPGSGGEGGEGLRAAGVGVPGGSVKAQLLPKY